In the Natrinema amylolyticum genome, one interval contains:
- a CDS encoding DUF7561 family protein, whose translation MSKDSCDGCGRTVTVSGGIANLWSFGTDAGTVGTAMTLELEDGTSHLLCYPCIEAVPDHPTAEDIERLEQVDDETSRLSAL comes from the coding sequence ATGTCGAAGGATTCCTGTGACGGCTGCGGCCGAACGGTCACCGTGTCGGGCGGGATCGCCAACCTCTGGTCGTTCGGCACCGACGCCGGCACCGTCGGGACCGCGATGACGCTGGAGCTTGAGGACGGGACCTCGCATCTGCTGTGTTATCCGTGTATCGAGGCCGTTCCCGATCATCCGACCGCCGAAGACATCGAGCGGTTAGAGCAGGTCGACGACGAGACCTCGCGACTCAGCGCGCTGTAG
- a CDS encoding YkgJ family cysteine cluster protein produces MEVNCEGCAGCCMNWRALLEDEAAAAARDDGGGGTERDADRRRQRPRDPFDGTGTERGARREPLDDDATFVPLTRDEVRAFLEAGMAAALTPRFWYARDGAESRTGDSSSGAEGERGERSAAASGDAPREREGEGVEIDGHTVAAVAGRPAFFVGLRKPPKPVAPFGREDPTWLPTCVFLDPTTLQCRIHESELYPDECGAYPEHNLALEQETECERVEAAFGGERLLAADHDDPDGLLLGTEAIGAKLFCHPRPADLEGIVERAAAGELTRRDRAEPVAVAAASSPGTLAISDHHYERAKARALEGAAAESESADEESWVGPAIRDWHRRYQEADETVPSPAVADAVETDRGAPETPGWDALD; encoded by the coding sequence ATGGAGGTGAACTGCGAGGGCTGTGCCGGCTGTTGTATGAACTGGCGAGCACTGCTCGAGGACGAGGCGGCGGCCGCCGCTCGAGACGACGGCGGGGGCGGAACCGAGCGCGACGCCGACCGTCGACGCCAGCGACCGCGCGATCCGTTCGACGGGACCGGCACCGAGCGGGGAGCCCGGCGAGAGCCCCTCGACGACGACGCCACCTTCGTCCCGCTGACCCGCGACGAGGTGCGGGCGTTCCTCGAGGCGGGAATGGCCGCGGCCCTGACGCCGCGGTTCTGGTATGCCCGCGACGGCGCGGAGTCACGCACCGGGGACTCCTCGAGCGGTGCAGAAGGCGAACGAGGAGAGCGCTCCGCGGCCGCGAGCGGAGACGCTCCGCGAGAGCGCGAGGGAGAGGGCGTCGAAATCGACGGCCACACCGTCGCGGCCGTCGCGGGTCGCCCCGCCTTTTTCGTCGGCCTCCGGAAGCCGCCGAAACCGGTGGCCCCGTTCGGTCGCGAGGACCCGACGTGGCTGCCGACCTGCGTCTTTCTCGACCCGACGACACTGCAGTGTCGGATCCACGAGAGCGAACTCTACCCCGACGAGTGCGGCGCGTATCCGGAACACAACCTCGCGCTCGAGCAGGAGACCGAGTGCGAGCGCGTCGAAGCGGCGTTCGGCGGCGAGCGCCTGCTCGCGGCCGATCACGACGATCCGGACGGACTATTGCTCGGGACGGAGGCGATCGGTGCGAAGCTCTTCTGTCATCCCCGGCCGGCCGATCTCGAGGGGATCGTCGAACGGGCCGCCGCGGGCGAACTCACCAGACGGGATCGCGCCGAGCCCGTCGCGGTCGCCGCCGCCTCGAGCCCCGGCACGCTGGCGATCTCCGATCACCACTACGAGCGGGCGAAAGCGCGGGCGCTCGAGGGAGCGGCCGCCGAATCCGAGTCCGCGGACGAGGAGTCGTGGGTCGGTCCGGCGATCCGCGACTGGCACCGCCGCTACCAGGAGGCCGACGAGACGGTCCCGTCACCGGCCGTCGCCGACGCCGTCGAAACGGACCGCGGCGCGCCCGAAACGCCGGGCTGGGACGCCCTCGATTGA
- a CDS encoding DUF5786 family protein: MSMGAYDEDEHERREKQASRVDADFDDERTIYHGEVEYDSGDSAEELLDKFEQIKSD, from the coding sequence ATGTCAATGGGTGCCTATGACGAAGACGAACACGAGCGCCGCGAAAAGCAGGCCTCGAGGGTCGACGCCGACTTCGACGACGAGCGGACGATCTACCACGGCGAGGTCGAGTACGATTCCGGCGATTCCGCCGAGGAGCTCCTGGACAAGTTCGAACAGATCAAGTCGGACTAG